The proteins below are encoded in one region of Phaseolus vulgaris cultivar G19833 chromosome 1, P. vulgaris v2.0, whole genome shotgun sequence:
- the LOC137816526 gene encoding F-box protein At1g47056-like: MGQSASSAAAVACRRERDQGNRSVNISNTRSTASVLPMVGYSCSTGEGDSDNRRVEVVSDGTTDYISDLPNECLASVFQFLSSADRNRCSLVCQRWLQIEGQSRHRLSLNAEADLLSAISSLFSRFDSVTKLALKCNRRSVSIRDDSLVLISQRCPNLTRLKLRACRELTDAGMEAFAKNCKGLKKLSCGSCTFGSKGMNAVLDNCASLEELSVKRLRGITDAAAAEPIGPGVAGASLKTICLKELYNGQCFGTLILGAKNLKTLKLFRCSGDWDRLFQLMADRITKMVEVHLERLQISDIGLQAISNYSNLEILHLVKTPECSDIGLVAIADRCKLLRKLHIDGWKANRIGDEGLIGVAKGCPNLLELVLIGVNPTKASLEMLASNCQNLERLALCGSDSVGDPEISCIAAKCVALKKLCIKSCPVSDQGMEALANGCPNLVKVKVKKCKGVTPEGGDWLRRTRGSIAVNLDTGEAELQEASASASDGGAQENGLEFPQMPAQIAAAAAVASAASASTARSSSFKSRLGLLSGRSLVASTLRRWSGGSTSARHG; encoded by the coding sequence ATGGGCCAATCTGCGTCCTCCGCTGCCGCTGTTGCTTGTCGTCGCGAGAGGGACCAAGGCAACCGCTCTGTCAACATCTCCAACACCAGATCCACAGCCTCGGTTTTGCCGATGGTCGGTTATTCATGCAGTACAGGCGAAGGCGACAGCGATAACCGCCGCGTTGAGGTGGTAAGCGATGGAACCACCGACTACATATCCGATCTCCCGAACGAGTGTTTGGCTTCAGTGTTTCAGTTTCTCAGCTCCGCCGATCGGAACCGCTGTTCGCTCGTTTGCCAGCGGTGGCTACAGATCGAAGGACAGAGCCGACACCGTCTCTCGCTTAACGCAGAAGCAGACCTGTTATCGGCGATTTCATCACTCTTCTCTCGGTTCGACTCGGTCACGAAGCTCGCGCTGAAGTGCAACCGTAGATCCGTGAGCATACGCGACGACTCGCTCGTGCTGATCTCGCAGCGGTGCCCTAACCTCACGCGCCTCAAGCTCCGGGCGTGCAGGGAGCTAACCGACGCCGGAATGGAAGCGTTTGCCAAGAACTGCAAGGGATTGAAGAAACTTTCATGTGGATCGTGCACCTTTGGATCCAAAGGAATGAACGCTGTGCTCGACAACTGCGCCTCGCTGGAGGAGCTCTCCGTGAAGCGCCTCCGCGGAATCACTGACGCGGCGGCGGCGGAACCGATCGGACCTGGTGTCGCGGGGGCGTCGCTGAAGACCATTTGCCTGAAGGAGCTCTACAACGGACAGTGTTTCGGAACGCTGATTCTCGGCGCAAAGAATCTAAAGACCTTGAAACTTTTCCGGTGCTCCGGGGATTGGGACCGGCTCTTTCAACTAATGGCTGATCGAATTACTAAAATGGTTGAGGTTCACCTGGAGAGGCTTCAGATTAGCGACATTGGATTGCAAGCAATCTCAAATTACTCGAATTTGGAGATTTTGCATCTTGTTAAGACTCCTGAATGTTCTGATATTGGACTTGTTGCCATTGCAGACAGGTGCAAGCTTTTGCGGAAGCTTCACATTGATGGATGGAAGGCGAATAGAATTGGCGATGAGGGGTTGATAGGTGTTGCTAAAGGTTGCCCTAATTTGCTTGAATTAGTGCTAATTGGGGTTAACCCTACTAAAGCGAGTTTGGAAATGTTGGCATCTAATTGCCAGAATCTTGAGCGGTTGGCTTTGTGTGGAAGTGATTCGGTGGGTGATCCTGAAATTTCTTGTATTGCTGCTAAGTGTGTCGCTTTGAAGAAACTGTGTATTAAGAGTTGTCCTGTTTCGGACCAAGGGATGGAGGCATTGGCGAATGGGTGTCCCAATTTGGTGAAAGTGAAGGTTAAGAAGTGTAAGGGGGTTACCCCTGAGGGCGGGGATTGGTTGAGGAGGACTAGGGGATCAATTGCTGTTAATTTAGATACTGGTGAGGCCGAACTTCAGGAAGCTAGTGCTAGTGCTAGTGATGGAGGGGCACAGGAAAATGGTTTAGAGTTCCCTCAAATGCCTGCCCAAATCGCTGCGGCGGCGGCGGTGGCATCAGCAGCATCGGCCAGCACCGCCCGCTCTAGTTCGTTCAAGTCGAGGTTAGGACTTTTATCTGGGAGGAGCTTAGTGGCTAGCACTTTGAGGAGATGGTCGGGTGGCAGCACTAGTGCACGGCATGGTTAG
- the LOC137816525 gene encoding LOW QUALITY PROTEIN: mannose-P-dolichol utilization defect 1 protein homolog 2-like (The sequence of the model RefSeq protein was modified relative to this genomic sequence to represent the inferred CDS: deleted 1 base in 1 codon) → MKYLGIDFSCAVESLRHGHFPEKNCLLPLISKLLGYAIVAASTTVKLPQILKILKHKSVRGLSMISFELEVIGYTIALAYCLYKGMAFSAYGELLFLLIQAIILVAIIYYYSRPLNTFTWIRALLYCAVAPTILAGQIDPFLFEALYASQHAIFLFARIPQIWQNFSNKSTGELSFLTSFMNFAGSNVRVFTTIQENAPYSVLLAMQLVAQQILPS, encoded by the exons ATGAAGTATCTAGGGATTGATTTTAGCTGCGCCGTGGAATCGCTCCGCCACGGCCACTTCCCGGAGAAGAATTGCTTGCTTCCTCTCATTTCCAAACTCCTTGGCTACGCCATCGTCGCCGCCTCCACAACCGTCAAACTCCCCCAG ATTCTGAAAATTCTGAAGCATAAGAGTGTGAGAGGCCTTAGCATGATTTCCTTTGAGCTCGAAGTAATCGGATACACCATCGCGTTGGCTTACTGTCTCTACAAAGGCATGGCATTCTCAGCTTACGGAGAGTTGCTGTTTCTTTTGATCCAAG CTATAATACTGGTTGCCATAATCTACTATTATTCTCGACCTTTGAATACATTTACATGGATCCGGGCATTGCT ATATTGTGCTGTAGCACCAACTATCTTAGCTGGTCAAATTGATCCTTTCCTCTTTGAAGCTCTGTAT GCATCCCAGCATGCAATTTTTCTCTTTGCCAGGATCCCACAGATATGGCAAAACTTTTCT AATAAAAGTACTGGGGAACTCAGCTTCTTAACTTCTTTTATGAACTTTGCTGGTTCAAATG TTAGAGTATTCACAACTATCCAAGAAAATGCACCATACAGTG TTCTCTTG GCTATGCAATTGGTTGCGCAACAAATTTTGCCATCCTAA
- the LOC137815341 gene encoding uncharacterized protein: MADRTASRIPTPADTNPASRAETVERKSSKNGHPFTDEIITTPLPDKWRGLAIKLYDGSTDPDEHLNVYKTQMTLYTTDNNVWCKVFPTSLQGEPLTWFTELPPNSIDDFDILAVKFFTQYATSRPHHLSSMSLLAVQQEKGESLRTFLDRFNKACMNIRGLKQEVALHHLVSAIRPSRFTESLIKKPPQDMEDLRTRATKFMQIEEHIDYHQRFKAVRSGVLKDQTPNKEREVETERTVRTTPRSDRNRGGRIPRFNSYTPLTVPRGRALDEALQTDLIPILKQYQTPPNADTAKHCQYHRNFGHTTEGCQALKEKIEELIQAGHLRQFVKRTRNSRSPPRNTDRPSRGVDRSYRNDYKRRIDHSQASRKRRVSPVRRTRARSTSPDRNARPRQRVREVINMIAGPVNLGEPNYEVNYIARGFARGGCSNSARKKHLRDI; this comes from the coding sequence ATGGCCGACCGAACCGCCTCTCGCATACCTACACCGGCCGATACCAATCCTGCTTCCCGAGCTGAAACAGTCGAAAGAAAGTCAAGTAAAAATGGTCATCCTTTTACAGACGAAATCATCACCACACCACTTCCTGACAAATGGAGAGGCCTCGCTATTAAACTCTATGACGGCTCAACGGACCCGGACGAGCatttaaatgtttataaaacacaaatgactttgtataccACAGATAATAATGTGTGGTGTAAAGTATTCCCTACGTCCCTCCAGGGAGAACCTCTTACCTGGTTTACAGAGCTGCCTCCGAACTCCATTGATGACTTTGACATCCTAGCCGTGAAATTCTTCACTCAATATGCCACCAGCCGACCGCATCACTtgtcctccatgtctctcctaGCGGTACAACAAGAGAAAGGTGAATCTCTCAGAACCTTTTTAGATAGATTCAACAAGGCATGTATGAATATCCGAGGGCTCAAGCAGGAAGTTGCATTGCACCATTTGGTCTCGGCCATCCGGCCAAGCCGTTTTACTGAAAGTCTCATCAAGAAGCCGCCTCAAGACATGGAAGATCTTCGAACTCGAGCAACCAAGTTCATGCAAATCGAGGAACACATTGATTACCACCAACGGTTCAAAGCCGTCAGATCCGGAGTCCTCAAAGACCAAACCCCGaataaagaaagagaagtcGAGACTGAACGAACCGTCCGGACCACTCCAAGGTCTGACCGGAATAGAGGAGGCCGAATCCCCAGGTTTAACAGTTACACCCCCTTAACTGTGCCGAGGGGACGAGCCCTGGATGAAGCACTACAAACGGACTTAATCCCGATATTGAAGCAATACCAAACGCCACCGAATGCAGATACCGCTAAACATTGTCAATACCATCGAAACTTCGGCCATACGACCGAAGGATGTCAGGCGTTGAAAGAAAAAATCGAAGAGCTCATCCAGGCTGGCCATTTGCGGCAGTTCGTCAAGAGGACAAGGAATTCAAGATCCCCACCACGGAATACCGACCGTCCATCCCGTGGTGTCGACCGGTCATACCGTAATGATTACAAACGCCGAATTGACCATAGCCAGGCTTCGCGGAAACGCAGAGTAAGCCCCGTTCGGCGTACACGCGCCCGCAGCACAAGTCCCGACCGGAACGCCCGCCCTCGCCAACGAGTCCGCGAAGTCATAAACATGATCGCTGGACCCGTTAACTTGGGCGAACCTAACTACGAAGTAAATTATATAGCCAGAGGCTTTGCCCGTGGCGGATGCTCAAATTCCGCTCGAAAGAAACATCTCCGGGACATTTAG